A window of Malania oleifera isolate guangnan ecotype guangnan chromosome 5, ASM2987363v1, whole genome shotgun sequence contains these coding sequences:
- the LOC131156442 gene encoding endoglucanase 24-like: MGFFSLGLLVVLAIISVLKLPVTESGNHDYGDALSKSIMFFEGQRSGYLPADQRQQWRGNSGLSDGSQWGVDLTGGYYDAGDNVKFGFPMAFTTTMLAWSVIEFGDSMPPAELRNALVAIRWATDYFLKAVSQPNTIFVQVGDPVADHSCWERSEDMDTPRTVYAVEAPNPASDVAGETSAALAAASMAFRSSDPGYSETLLRYAVKVFDYADTYRGSYSQNPAVNDGACPFYCDGGDYKDELLWGAAWLRRATQDETYLNYVETNAKMFGADENIYEFGWANKHAGLNVLVSKEFLDGKVDTLQSYKESADSFICALVPDSPTAHIQYTPGGLIYKPNGSNMQHVTSISFLLLVYASYLSRAAQPLACSSVPVQPADLRRQARRQIDYILGDNPKGMSYMVGYSDYYPQHIHHRGSSLPSISDHREFIACKEGTVYFNSTNPNPNSLVGAVTGGPGEDDVYEDDRADAPKSEPTTYINAPLVGALAYFSANPSA; encoded by the exons ATGGGGTTCTTTTCTCTTGGTCTTCTTGTAGTTCTTGCTATTATTTCTGTTCTCAAATTGCCGGTAACGGAATCGGGAAACCACGACTACGGAGACGCATTGTCGAAATCGATAATGTTCTTCGAGGGGCAGAGGTCGGGGTATCTGCCGGCGGACCAGCGGCAACAGTGGCGGGGCAATTCGGGGCTCTCCGACGGCTCGCAATGGGGTGTTGACCTCACCGGCGGCTACTACGACGCCGGAGACAACGTCAAGTTCGGATTCCCGATGGCGTTCACGACGACAATGCTGGCGTGGAGCGTGATCGAGTTTGGCGACTCGATGCCGCCGGCGGAGCTCCGGAACGCGCTGGTGGCGATTCGATGGGCCACGGATTACTTTCTCAAGGCGGTTTCTCAGCCAAATACGATATTCGTGCAG GTTGGCGATCCAGTTGCAGACCATAGTTGCTGGGAGAGATCGGAGGACATGGACACCCCGCGGACCGTCTACGCGGTGGAAGCGCCGAACCCGGCGTCGGACGTCGCCGGGGAGACCTCGGCGGCCCTCGCGGCCGCCTCGATGGCGTTCCGGTCGTCGGACCCGGGGTACTCGGAGACGCTGCTGCGGTACGCCGTTAAAGTGTTCGATTATGCAGACACTTACAGAGGATCTTACAGCCAGAACCCCGCCGTTAACGACGGCGCGTGCCCCTTTTACTGCGACGGCGGTGATTATAAG GATGAGTTGCTGTGGGGGGCGGCATGGCTGAGGAGGGCGACTCAGGATGAGACGTATCTAAACTATGTGGAGACCAACGCGAAGATGTTTGGTGCGGATGAGAACATATACGAATTTGGGTGGGCCAACAAGCATGCTGGTCTCAATGTCCTCGTCTCCAAG GAATTTTTGGACGGAAAGGTAGACACACTGCAATCCTACAAAGAATCAGCCGATAGCTTCATATGCGCGCTGGTGCCGGACTCCCCAACAGCCCACATACAATACACCCCGGGGGGGCTCATATACAAGCCCAACGGCAGCAACATGCAGCACGTCACCTCCATCTCCTTCCTCCTCCTCGTCTACGCCTCCTACCTCTCACGCGCCGCCCAGCCCCTCGCCTGCTCCTCCGTCCCCGTCCAACCCGCCGATCTCCGCCGGCAAGCCCGGAGGCAGATCGACTACATTCTAGGGGACAACCCCAAGGGCATGTCCTACATGGTAGGGTACAGCGACTATTACCCGCAACACATCCACCACAGGGGCTCATCCCTGCCGTCCATCTCTGATCACCGCGAGTTCATCGCCTGCAAAGAGGGGACCGTCTACTTCAACTCCACCAATCCCAACCCGAACTCGCTGGTGGGGGCCGTCACCGGTGGGCCCGGCGAGGACGACGTCTACGAGGACGACCGGGCGGACGCTCCAAAGTCCGAGCCCACCACGTACATCAACGCGCCGTTGGTGGGCGCTCTGGCGTATTTTAGTGCCAACCCCAGTGCGTAG
- the LOC131155825 gene encoding endoglucanase 24-like: MKLSFLNFLALSLLILLVSKQPTSQSVGITHDFVDALSKSILFFEGQRSGYLPADQRMTWRENSGLDDGKDLGVDLTGGYYNAGDNVKFGFPMAFTTTMLAWSVVEFGDLMPPAELRHALAAVRWGTEYILKAVAQPNRIFVQVGNPRLDHRCWERPEDMDTPRTVYAVSAPNPASDIAGEMAAALAASSLAFRSSDDEYSGTLLQNAMRVFQYATNYRGNYSDNPHVRSAACPFYCSYSGYQDELLWGAVWLRRATQNDSYLNYVLQNGPAFGAYYNIFEFGWDNKHAGFKLLLSKEFLEKGTIILQPFKELSDSFMCFLLPEAPSPYHVGYTPAGLLHKNGCCNMQSVTTFSFLLLVYAKYLEAPPSSAEPGLVTCGNATFGSDALRRLARQQIDYVLGDNPKNMSYVVGYGPNYPRRIHHRGSSLPSIKVHPQILRCTDGYPYFISTKPDPNVLVGAAVGGPGLDDAYVDDRWDPRQSEPATYYNAPLVGALAYFAAAANGDASLTRG; the protein is encoded by the exons atgaagctctcttttcttaattttctcGCACTTTCTCTCCTTATTCTCCTCGTTTCCAAACAGCCCACATCCCAGTCTGTTGGCATTACTCATGACTTCGTCGACGCACTATCGAAATCCATATTGTTCTTCGAGGGGCAGCGGTCGGGCTACCTGCCGGCGGACCAGCGGATGACGTGGCGGGAAAACTCGGGGCTCGACGACGGCAAGGATCTCGGCGTTGACCTGACTGGCGGCTACTACAACGCCGGCGACAACGTCAAGTTTGGGTTTCCGATGGCCTTCACGACCACAATGCTGGCGTGGAGCGTGGTGGAGTTCGGAGATTTGATGCCGCCAGCCGAGCTCCGGCACGCTCTCGCTGCCGTCCGGTGGGGGACGGAGTACATCCTGAAGGCTGTGGCTCAGCCCAATAGGATCTTCGTGCAG GTGGGGAATCCACGGCTAGACCACAGGTGCTGGGAAAGGCCGGAGGATATGGACACTCCCAGGACAGTCTACGCCGTGAGTGCACCAAACCCGGCTTCGGACATCGCCGGCGAGATGGCGGCCGCCCTAGCAGCTTCTTCACTGGCCTTTCGTTCCTCCGATGACGAATACTCCGGCACCCTACTGCAGAACGCCATGAGAGTCTTCCAATATGCAACCAACTACAGAGGAAATTACAGCGATAATCCTCATGTTAGGAGCGCTGCCTGCCCCTTCTACTGTTCCTACTCTGGATATCAG GATGAGTTGCTTTGGGGAGCAGTGTGGCTAAGGAGAGCAACCCAGAACGATTCCTACCTTAATTACGTGTTGCAAAATGGCCCAGCTTTTGGGGCTTATTATAACATTTTCGAATTCGGGTGGGATAACAAACATGCAGGCTTCAAGCTTCTCCTCTCTAAG GAATTTTTGGAAAAAGGCACAATCATTCTGCAACCCTTCAAGGAATTATCAGACAGCTTCATGTGTTTTCTCTTGCCGGAGGCGCCGTCGCCGTACCACGTCGGCTACACTCCGGCGGGCCTCCTTCACAAGAACGGCTGCTGCAACATGCAGAGCGTGACCACCTTCTCCTTCCTCCTCCTCGTCTACGCCAAGTACCTCGAGGCACCCCCGTCCTCCGCCGAGCCCGGCCTCGTCACCTGCGGCAACGCCACCTTCGGCTCCGACGCCCTTCGCCGCCTCGCGCGGCAGCAGATCGACTACGTCCTCGGGGACAACCCCAAGAACATGTCCTACGTGGTGGGGTACGGCCCTAATTACCCGCGACGCATCCACCACCGCGGCTCATCCTTGCCGTCCATCAAGGTCCATCCCCAGATCCTGCGGTGCACAGATGGCTACCCGTACTTCATCTCGACCAAGCCGGACCCGAATGTGTTGGTGGGGGCCGCCGTGGGTGGGCCAGGGTTGGATGATGCGTACGTGGATGACCGGTGGGACCCAAGGCAGTCGGAGCCGGCCACCTACTATAATGCGCCGCTGGTGGGCGCACTTGCCTACTTTGCTGCAGCTGCCAACGGCGATGCTAGTCTCACTCGTGGTTAA